One stretch of Microplitis mediator isolate UGA2020A chromosome 9, iyMicMedi2.1, whole genome shotgun sequence DNA includes these proteins:
- the LOC130674623 gene encoding uncharacterized protein LOC130674623, whose protein sequence is MNSMTLHRTLTLVATKIYDFVVLTGHNHAYFRRRFFFLAHYDDFQIESQTFERKSYAIACRRLKGAHSYDRVAQLIKEIHASYGIDKKVLATVTDNGSNFVKAFREFGVNVGESFFQAVPESSNNQMDGDSDENDHAEIEEFIPNDEFDSTDSLPEQIHCASHTLNLVATTDMLNYIKSCKILHSSYNQMIQRCNLLWKLLSSPKNSEKLKKVLGQSLQKSVVTRSNSLYQSIFQIFGLKDKILSSGEESGIDNLLDEDNFRFIEEYLHCNQSIADAIDKLQGDKLASYGYLLPTLVTFRNKLNRCKQLRFQYCH, encoded by the exons atgaatTCCATGACACTTCATAGAACGTTAACACTAGTTGccacaaaaatatatgatttcgTAGTTTTAACAGGACATAACCATGCGTATTTCCgaagacgatttttttttttggcgcaTTACGATGATTTTCAGATCGAAAGTCAAACTTTTGAACGTAAATCTTACGCTATAGCTTGTAGAAGACTTAAGGGCGCTCATTCTTATGACCGAGTAGCTCAATTGATTAAAGAAATACATGCGTCATATGGTATCGACAAAAAAGTGCTGGCTACAGTGACTGATAATGGATCAAACTTTGTCAAGGCATTTCGCGAGTTTGGAGTGAACGTTGGTGAATCGTTTTTTCAAG CAGTACCCGAATCATCCAACAACCAAATGGACGGTGATTCTGATGAGAATGACCATGCTGAGATTGAAGAATTCATACCGAATGATGAATTTGATTCAACTGATAGTTTACCTGAACAAATTCATTGTGCTAGTCATACATTGAACCTTGTAGCAACAACCGATatgctcaattatataaaGTCATGTAAAATACTTCACTCGTCATACAATCAAATGATCCAAAGGTGTAATTTACTATGGAAGCTTCTGTCTTCACCAAAAAATagcgaaaaattgaaaaaagttcTAGGACAGAGCTTGCAAAAGTCCGTTGTAACACGATCGAACTCTCTAtatcaatcaatttttcaaattttcgggCTTAAAGATAAAATTCTTTCGAGTGGTGAAGAATCGGGCATAGACAATCTTCTTGATGAGGATAATTTTCG ATTCATAGAAGAGTATTTGCACTGTAATCAATCAATTGCTGACGCGATCGATAAATTACAGGGTGATAAATTGGCCTCGTATGGATATTTGTTACCAACTCTAGTGACATTTCGGAATAAATTGAACCGGTGCAAGCAATTACGATTTCAATACTGCCATTAG